In a single window of the Lates calcarifer isolate ASB-BC8 linkage group LG1, TLL_Latcal_v3, whole genome shotgun sequence genome:
- the LOC108902454 gene encoding gamma-crystallin M3-like, translating into MGRIIFYEDRNFQGRYYETSSDCPELTSYLSRCHSCRVESGCFMVYDRPNYMGNQYFMRRGEYADYMSMMGMSDCIRSCRMIPMYRGSYRMRIYERENFGGQMYELMDDCDNIMDRYRMNDCMSCNVMDGHWLMYEQPHYRGKMMYLRPGEYRSFRDMGYSGMRWMSMRRIMDSCY; encoded by the exons ATGGGCCGG ATCATCTTCTACGAGGACAGGAACTTCCAGGGTCGCTATTATGAGACCAGCAGCGATTGCCCTGAGCTGACCTCCTACCTGAGCAGGTGTCACTCCTGCAGGGTGGAGAGCGGCTGCTTCATGGTCTACGACCGCCCCAACTACATGGGAAACCAGTATTTCATGAGGAGGGGCGAGTATGCTGACTACATGAGCATGATGGGAATGTCAGACTGCATTAGATCTTGCCGTATGATCCCCATG TACAGAGGATCCTACAGGATGAGGATCTACGAGAGGGAGAACTTCGGTGGTCAGATGTATGAGCTGATGGACGACTGTGACAACATCATGGACCGCTACCGCATGAACGACTGCATGTCCTGCAACGTGATGGACGGCCACTGGCTGATGTACGAGCAGCCCCACTACAGAGGCAAGATGATGTACCTGAGGCCCGGAGAGTACAGGAGCTTCAGGGACATGGGATATAGTGGCATGAGGTGGATGAGCATGAGGCGCATCATGGATTCCTGCTACTAA